A genome region from Akkermansiaceae bacterium includes the following:
- a CDS encoding PmoA family protein → MEKRALLLGSFVFVLPLVAAHAEPSFVDEAGKHLTILAADGAPVLRYEYAHEIGDDGKVTFDTAKVFHHVLGPGGKPITKGPGGKYPHHRGIFIGWNKIRHDGRNHDLWHVRDTTQKHVSFTEKKSAAESASMTSRIDWIGNEGHPVLEESRTLTVHFSDEGAYALIDFTSKLTAAHGAVELGGDPEHAGIHFRPSQEVAGNKSARYTFHEEGITPKKNPGLPWVAQTFEADGKTWTVQHMSHPDNPDGSRWSAYRDYGRFGEFPAIKLADGESITLRYRFRVTEGPSPERSQLGTAYESFAK, encoded by the coding sequence ATGGAAAAACGTGCCCTTCTGCTTGGCTCCTTCGTCTTCGTCCTGCCGCTCGTCGCCGCGCACGCAGAGCCGTCGTTCGTCGATGAAGCGGGGAAGCACCTCACCATACTCGCTGCCGACGGCGCACCGGTGTTGCGTTACGAATACGCCCACGAGATCGGGGATGATGGCAAGGTCACGTTCGACACCGCCAAGGTCTTCCACCATGTCCTCGGTCCCGGCGGAAAGCCGATCACGAAAGGCCCCGGCGGAAAGTATCCCCACCACCGCGGGATTTTCATCGGCTGGAACAAGATCAGGCACGACGGCCGGAACCACGACCTCTGGCACGTGCGCGACACCACACAGAAGCATGTCTCGTTCACCGAGAAGAAGAGTGCCGCTGAATCGGCGAGCATGACGAGCCGCATCGACTGGATCGGAAACGAGGGCCATCCCGTCCTAGAGGAGTCCCGCACCCTGACCGTGCACTTCTCCGACGAGGGTGCGTATGCCCTGATCGACTTCACCAGCAAGCTGACCGCCGCCCACGGCGCCGTCGAACTCGGGGGTGACCCGGAGCATGCCGGCATCCATTTCCGGCCGAGCCAGGAAGTGGCCGGGAACAAGAGCGCCCGCTACACCTTTCATGAGGAAGGCATCACGCCCAAGAAGAACCCCGGCCTCCCCTGGGTCGCCCAGACCTTCGAGGCCGATGGCAAGACATGGACCGTCCAGCACATGAGCCATCCGGATAACCCCGACGGTTCACGCTGGTCCGCCTACCGCGACTACGGTCGCTTCGGCGAGTTCCCGGCCATCAAGCTGGCCGACGGCGAGTCGATCACCCTCCGCTACCGGTTCCGGGTGACCGAGGGGCCGTCGCCGGAGCGATCCCAGCTGGGCACCGCCTACGAAAGCTTCGCCAAGTAA
- a CDS encoding choice-of-anchor J domain-containing protein, translating to MGNRNNSILALASALGLGLGAGSATAQTTIDVGGAGVIGTTPLAVDGGRATVPNNGANWQAAGGAGIVYSSLTSPQFVVPATHVDGQMLTLKFTHRYNFEDDWDGGVVFANINGAGETYVDENAFSQNGYTKNNLIGSVWTDGRWAFNSATTGWLAGNLVETIATIGPVNRGDTVSITFRGGWDDAYNQPEDPASPYGSPGPAWEIGSFHLSDSSSTAFSEINFTTDGPSDFSVASDARLSGPWSYPRITSRFEITDAPSSDSYVPDTQPSVIDLNGIDVEISLLAGTLVGGEVFTLFDLTGGSTLAGSINSISLPPIGQWDTSALATAGTITFVSPPPELTWNIAGGGDWDFVTPNWIGSSTLFTDGANVTFNNPAGGVIKVVNQGTAPNRITVDSAGTYKLVSGVVPTGVANSISSGALVKNGPGTLQIGDDTLNQQFGGTPNIHSNNFSSVTINSGTLKYNSIQALGTGTLTLAGGVTVIQARVEGRIFTNNEDIKNDVVLSGGLVNLPMAFGSENKGIWISKTCTGPGGFNVTGDSRYLGLSNAGNSFGGGITLTTTATNNPAVVDFSTYTSLGTGTLTITENLITNTSPRGGLTSRADLPGNESFPNGVTNPVITATGKFFNIHCANAAHSLQLGGVISGGGTVRKWKNASTVILSGANTYTGGTRIDAGTIALGADNTLPDTAPVILGAGTLDAATFSDKTGTLDPTAAGFINLGAGGALAFADSSEVDWTGGTIEVSGTFVSGSSLRFGTDSGGLSANQIAQITVPGISPLALDDNGYLIQYVEPNFANWISGFPGVGSLTGFHDDADGDGNANGLENFFGTDPGAFTPGIILGTPGGGSFSFTHPQNPSPVSDITAPAYSWSKNLATFHADGATDGEGTTVDFSPLAGGGTATVTATVSGTPTDKLFIRVGVGQIVFNPILLDENFDADTALPAGWVSNGPVAGTNWEVGNPTGGYATGPVGGANSPDHCVGTNISSNGGEYTSSTDITLKSPILTIPGGSPATLTFAQFVDTDLTGDFASVRILDADNADAPIAGVGILNIEGDGTGAAWAQRTLEMPLPAVGGKNIRVEFRFTSDAITNYGGYYIDDVKVVIPEP from the coding sequence ATGGGTAATCGGAATAACAGCATATTGGCCCTGGCTTCGGCGCTGGGGTTGGGGCTTGGCGCGGGGAGCGCGACGGCGCAAACAACCATCGATGTCGGCGGAGCCGGCGTGATCGGCACCACCCCGCTGGCTGTGGACGGCGGCAGGGCAACCGTGCCCAACAACGGGGCGAACTGGCAGGCCGCAGGCGGGGCCGGCATCGTTTATTCCAGCCTCACGAGCCCGCAGTTCGTCGTGCCCGCCACCCATGTGGACGGCCAGATGCTGACCCTCAAATTCACGCACCGCTACAATTTCGAGGATGACTGGGACGGCGGCGTGGTTTTCGCAAACATCAACGGAGCCGGCGAAACGTATGTGGATGAGAACGCATTCTCCCAGAACGGCTATACGAAAAACAACCTGATCGGCTCGGTATGGACGGATGGCAGGTGGGCTTTCAACAGCGCGACCACCGGTTGGCTCGCCGGTAATTTGGTCGAAACCATCGCAACCATAGGGCCGGTCAACCGGGGGGACACCGTCTCAATCACTTTCAGGGGCGGCTGGGACGATGCCTACAACCAGCCGGAGGATCCTGCCAGCCCCTACGGCAGCCCCGGCCCGGCCTGGGAGATCGGCAGTTTCCATCTAAGCGATAGCTCCAGCACGGCATTCTCGGAAATCAATTTCACCACCGACGGCCCCTCGGATTTCAGCGTCGCCAGCGACGCCCGCCTCTCCGGCCCGTGGAGTTATCCGAGGATCACATCACGCTTCGAGATCACGGACGCCCCGTCTTCCGACAGTTACGTTCCGGACACCCAGCCGAGCGTGATCGACCTCAACGGCATCGATGTCGAGATCTCCCTGCTAGCGGGGACGCTTGTCGGAGGGGAGGTTTTCACGCTCTTCGACCTTACCGGAGGTTCGACCCTGGCGGGTTCGATCAACAGCATCAGCCTTCCCCCCATTGGGCAATGGGACACCAGCGCCCTCGCGACGGCAGGGACGATTACCTTCGTTTCCCCTCCCCCTGAGCTTACATGGAACATCGCAGGCGGTGGAGACTGGGATTTCGTCACACCGAATTGGATCGGGAGTTCGACCCTTTTCACCGACGGAGCCAACGTCACATTCAACAACCCGGCTGGCGGGGTCATCAAGGTCGTCAACCAGGGCACTGCACCGAACCGGATCACGGTGGATTCCGCCGGCACCTACAAGCTTGTTTCCGGGGTCGTCCCCACCGGTGTTGCGAATTCGATTTCCTCCGGGGCTTTGGTGAAAAACGGACCCGGAACACTTCAGATCGGAGATGACACGCTCAACCAGCAATTTGGCGGCACCCCGAACATCCATTCCAATAATTTCTCGAGTGTTACGATCAACTCGGGAACCCTGAAATACAATTCCATCCAAGCACTTGGAACCGGGACGCTGACCCTCGCCGGAGGCGTGACGGTGATCCAGGCGCGCGTCGAGGGGCGGATCTTCACGAACAACGAGGACATCAAGAACGATGTTGTGCTCAGCGGTGGGCTTGTGAACCTGCCGATGGCCTTCGGCAGCGAAAACAAGGGGATCTGGATCTCGAAGACCTGCACGGGCCCCGGGGGATTCAACGTCACGGGCGACAGCCGGTATCTGGGGCTTTCCAATGCCGGGAACAGCTTCGGAGGCGGGATCACCCTGACGACCACCGCCACCAACAACCCGGCGGTTGTGGACTTCAGCACCTACACCTCCCTGGGGACGGGAACCCTGACGATCACCGAAAACCTGATCACCAACACCTCCCCGCGCGGCGGCCTGACGAGCCGTGCCGACCTTCCCGGAAACGAAAGCTTTCCCAACGGTGTGACCAATCCGGTCATCACCGCCACGGGCAAGTTTTTCAACATCCATTGTGCGAATGCCGCACATAGCCTGCAACTCGGCGGAGTGATCTCGGGAGGGGGCACGGTGCGCAAGTGGAAGAACGCCAGCACTGTGATTCTCTCCGGGGCAAACACCTACACCGGCGGCACCCGGATCGATGCCGGGACCATCGCCCTTGGAGCGGACAACACGCTCCCCGACACGGCGCCTGTGATCCTCGGTGCGGGCACGCTCGATGCCGCCACATTCAGCGACAAGACGGGAACCCTGGATCCGACGGCGGCGGGCTTCATCAACCTGGGTGCCGGAGGGGCACTCGCCTTCGCGGACAGCAGCGAGGTCGATTGGACAGGTGGCACGATCGAGGTTTCGGGAACATTCGTATCCGGTTCCTCGCTGCGTTTCGGCACGGACTCCGGCGGCCTGTCCGCCAACCAGATCGCGCAGATCACCGTGCCGGGCATCAGCCCGCTGGCCCTCGATGATAACGGATACCTGATCCAATACGTGGAACCGAACTTCGCGAACTGGATCTCGGGTTTTCCGGGGGTCGGGTCCCTCACAGGCTTCCATGATGACGCGGACGGCGACGGCAACGCCAACGGCTTGGAAAACTTCTTCGGCACCGATCCGGGCGCTTTCACGCCGGGCATCATTCTCGGCACACCGGGCGGCGGCAGTTTCAGCTTCACCCACCCGCAGAATCCGTCGCCGGTCAGCGACATCACCGCCCCGGCCTACTCCTGGTCGAAAAATCTCGCAACTTTCCATGCGGATGGCGCGACAGACGGCGAGGGGACGACCGTGGATTTCTCTCCGCTGGCAGGCGGAGGCACGGCAACGGTGACGGCAACGGTGAGCGGGACGCCGACGGATAAGCTCTTCATACGTGTGGGAGTCGGACAGATCGTGTTCAACCCCATCCTGCTGGATGAGAATTTCGACGCCGACACCGCCCTGCCGGCCGGATGGGTCAGCAACGGCCCCGTCGCCGGGACGAATTGGGAAGTGGGCAATCCTACCGGAGGGTATGCCACAGGCCCCGTGGGCGGCGCGAACAGCCCTGACCATTGTGTGGGGACCAACATTTCCTCGAACGGCGGCGAGTACACCTCCTCCACCGACATCACGCTGAAATCACCCATCCTCACGATCCCGGGCGGCAGCCCGGCGACCCTCACCTTCGCCCAATTCGTGGATACCGACCTCACCGGGGACTTTGCTTCCGTTCGCATCCTGGATGCCGACAACGCGGATGCCCCCATCGCCGGGGTAGGGATCCTCAACATCGAAGGCGACGGGACAGGTGCGGCATGGGCGCAAAGGACCCTGGAAATGCCATTGCCCGCCGTGGGTGGGAAGAACATACGCGTCGAGTTCCGCTTCACCAGCGATGCGATCACGAACTACGGCGGCTACTACATCGACGATGTGAAGGTCGTCATACCAGAGCCTTGA
- a CDS encoding PEP-CTERM sorting domain-containing protein (PEP-CTERM proteins occur, often in large numbers, in the proteomes of bacteria that also encode an exosortase, a predicted intramembrane cysteine proteinase. The presence of a PEP-CTERM domain at a protein's C-terminus predicts cleavage within the sorting domain, followed by covalent anchoring to some some component of the (usually Gram-negative) cell surface. Many PEP-CTERM proteins exhibit an unusual sequence composition that includes large numbers of potential glycosylation sites. Expression of one such protein has been shown restore the ability of a bacterium to form floc, a type of biofilm.) — MISRLSFGVSFKASCLPVVCAIAVSTHSAQAALLAYDQFVGYTAGNLGGQGQGFGWANNWTGGLVDAGGGLTYGSLPASGGKAQTAVTTSQFTGMSRNLASGISSGTVYVGWLAEKGGSDPTQMWLSLNTSANNDRIGAGIWPSSSTQWRLIRNDSGSFGDLSSGKAITDEAAHFVIKLDLSPGNPDTARLFVNPASAGDLTNANADATYTFSGTGIAADLTTITLSRQNANTPNGDGQIDQVAFDEIRIGTEAADMFSVIPEPSSAALIGLSTFLMLRRRRCAP, encoded by the coding sequence ATGATTTCAAGACTCTCCTTCGGGGTCAGTTTTAAGGCCTCATGTTTGCCGGTTGTATGCGCAATCGCCGTATCGACGCATTCCGCCCAAGCCGCGTTGCTCGCTTACGATCAATTCGTCGGCTACACGGCAGGTAATCTGGGCGGCCAAGGGCAGGGCTTTGGCTGGGCGAACAACTGGACCGGGGGACTTGTCGATGCCGGTGGAGGTCTAACCTACGGTTCCCTGCCTGCATCGGGCGGCAAAGCGCAGACAGCAGTGACCACATCTCAATTCACCGGCATGAGCAGGAATCTTGCGTCAGGGATTTCGAGCGGAACGGTTTATGTAGGTTGGCTGGCCGAAAAGGGCGGCAGTGATCCGACACAGATGTGGCTTTCCCTCAACACAAGCGCTAACAACGACCGGATTGGTGCAGGTATCTGGCCTTCGAGCTCCACCCAATGGCGCCTGATTCGAAATGATTCAGGGTCTTTCGGTGACCTGAGTTCCGGCAAAGCGATCACAGATGAAGCGGCGCATTTCGTGATCAAGCTGGATTTGAGTCCAGGGAATCCGGATACGGCCCGCCTGTTCGTGAACCCTGCAAGCGCGGGCGATCTCACCAATGCCAATGCGGACGCAACCTACACGTTCTCTGGAACCGGCATCGCAGCCGACCTGACGACAATTACCCTCTCCAGGCAGAATGCGAACACCCCCAATGGCGACGGTCAAATCGATCAGGTTGCTTTCGACGAAATCCGGATCGGAACCGAGGCGGCGGATATGTTTTCCGTGATTCCCGAACCTTCCTCGGCCGCGCTCATCGGTTTGTCGACTTTCCTCATGCTCCGCCGCCGCAGGTGCGCTCCTTGA
- the queD gene encoding 6-carboxytetrahydropterin synthase QueD, with product MKARITKDFRFEAAHTLPSLPEGHKCRHMHGHSFKVEIHIEGTVDEKIGWIYDHKLISNAMNPLLEQLDHSYLNDIEGLESPTIEIMAGWFWKKLEPQLPGLAEIVIFETPTARCSFKGEF from the coding sequence ATGAAAGCCAGAATCACGAAAGACTTCCGCTTCGAGGCCGCCCATACACTGCCCTCACTGCCGGAAGGCCACAAGTGCCGCCACATGCATGGGCATAGCTTCAAGGTGGAGATCCACATCGAGGGCACGGTCGATGAGAAAATCGGCTGGATCTACGACCACAAGCTCATTTCAAACGCGATGAATCCCCTTCTGGAGCAACTCGACCATTCCTACCTGAACGACATCGAGGGACTGGAAAGCCCAACCATCGAGATCATGGCCGGCTGGTTCTGGAAAAAACTCGAGCCGCAACTCCCCGGTCTCGCCGAGATCGTGATTTTCGAAACCCCCACCGCGCGCTGCTCGTTCAAGGGCGAGTTCTAG
- a CDS encoding formylglycine-generating enzyme family protein: MVKIPGGTTMMGSDGVFETPYGRKEFPEENPKVKIEVSGFWIDETEVTNAQFRKFVEETGYVTFAEQELDISTLPPEALAKLPPPPLKNGAIIFNSPETFEGPVMEPGAYLQWWKWDPEASWKHPRGKGSDLKGRDDFPVSCVTYDDAAAYAKWAGKRLPTEAEWEFAARGGLEGKMYTWGDELKPGDKWMANTFQGTFPTEDTREDGFAGPSPVRSYPPNGYGLYDMAGNVWEICSDFYDPEYRSECEKCDPKGPDTWINMNTGQKSGGAPNHVTKGGSYLCHVSYCMRYRPGARHSIENDSPPATTGFRCVKDL, translated from the coding sequence ATGGTGAAAATCCCGGGCGGCACGACGATGATGGGTTCCGACGGCGTGTTCGAGACTCCATACGGCAGGAAGGAATTCCCTGAGGAAAACCCGAAGGTGAAGATCGAGGTCTCCGGTTTCTGGATCGATGAAACCGAGGTGACCAACGCGCAGTTCCGCAAATTCGTTGAGGAAACCGGATACGTCACCTTTGCCGAGCAAGAGCTGGATATCTCCACCCTGCCGCCGGAAGCCCTCGCCAAGCTCCCGCCGCCTCCGCTCAAAAACGGAGCCATCATTTTCAATTCGCCGGAAACATTCGAGGGGCCTGTCATGGAGCCGGGAGCCTACCTGCAATGGTGGAAGTGGGATCCCGAGGCAAGTTGGAAGCATCCGCGCGGCAAGGGCTCCGACCTCAAGGGACGCGACGATTTCCCTGTCAGCTGTGTCACCTACGACGATGCCGCCGCGTACGCGAAATGGGCTGGGAAACGCCTCCCCACCGAGGCCGAGTGGGAATTTGCAGCCCGCGGCGGGCTGGAAGGGAAAATGTACACCTGGGGCGACGAGCTGAAGCCCGGCGACAAATGGATGGCCAACACCTTCCAGGGCACTTTCCCCACCGAGGACACCCGCGAGGACGGCTTCGCAGGCCCCTCACCGGTGAGATCCTACCCGCCAAACGGCTACGGCCTCTACGACATGGCAGGCAATGTCTGGGAAATCTGCTCCGATTTCTACGATCCGGAATACCGCAGCGAATGCGAGAAATGCGATCCCAAGGGACCGGACACATGGATCAACATGAACACCGGGCAGAAGTCCGGCGGTGCGCCAAACCACGTAACCAAGGGCGGCTCCTACCTCTGCCACGTCTCCTACTGCATGCGCTACCGCCCCGGTGCCCGTCACTCGATTGAGAATGACTCCCCACCTGCCACCACCGGCTTCCGCTGTGTGAAGGATCTGTGA
- a CDS encoding riboflavin synthase, with amino-acid sequence MFTGLVESLGKVATLAHLGEQARLGISIPFAGELVLGDSVAVNGCCLTVAGISPEAVHFDVLAQTLRVTSLGKLSEGSLVNLERALRVGDRLGGHFVQGHVDAVGQIVSLEANGQDHVVEVSLPADILRLCVAKGSIAIDGISLTIADLKDASAVFWITPHTFSHTNLLDAKPGDTVNLEADMLAKHVARLLER; translated from the coding sequence ACCGGACTCGTCGAATCATTGGGAAAAGTCGCCACGCTCGCGCACCTCGGCGAGCAGGCTCGGTTGGGTATTTCCATCCCTTTCGCCGGTGAACTGGTGTTGGGCGATTCCGTGGCGGTCAACGGTTGTTGCCTCACGGTGGCCGGGATTTCCCCTGAGGCCGTGCATTTCGATGTGCTGGCGCAAACCTTGCGGGTGACATCACTGGGGAAACTTTCCGAGGGTTCCCTCGTGAACCTTGAGAGGGCGCTGCGCGTCGGCGACAGGCTGGGCGGGCACTTCGTGCAAGGCCATGTCGATGCGGTGGGACAGATCGTTTCCCTCGAGGCAAACGGGCAGGATCATGTGGTGGAGGTCTCGCTGCCGGCCGACATCCTCCGGCTCTGCGTGGCGAAGGGCTCGATTGCGATAGACGGGATCTCGCTGACCATCGCGGACCTGAAAGATGCCTCGGCCGTTTTCTGGATCACGCCGCATACGTTTTCCCACACGAATCTGCTTGATGCGAAGCCAGGTGACACGGTGAACCTTGAGGCGGACATGCTCGCCAAGCATGTGGCGCGCCTGCTGGAACGCTAG